The genomic segment CATCACGAACAAAAGATGACGCAAGTATCTGTTCTACCAGTTTTACTTCGAATGACTTGGGGCGGCGGGAAATGCGTGCATCTAACCCTGTTTCGACTTCCGAATTCTTGGAATATGACTTCCGCTCCTCTGGGAATGCACCGCCCGGCGCAGGTTCTTACGGTCAAGTGACGCGAAATCACACAAGCAATAGATGGTTTCGCTAAGGACTTGGTAATGCTAAGCAAGCTTAGGTCGTCGATACTTACATAAATTTTAACCCTTTTTACGGTGCCCGGTTGAATTACGCTGGCAAATTTGACGCCGCGACGTCTTTGGACGGCCAGAGTTCCAACTCGCCCGTCTTTGTCCACGTCGATTCCTTTGCCGCCAAGCCCTTCATTGCCAAGGCGCATGGCCATGTGCCCGACGGTGCATTCGTCGTTCCCGACGCCAATCTGATCTTCAACGGCGAGTTCAAGCGTGCCGGGCTCGACCTCGTGCTGTCGCACGACGGTCACGAGTTCGTCGTTCACGATTATTTCAGGGGCGACAAGCGCGCCGCGATCGCTTCGCCCGACGGCGCCCACCTCGGCGGCGACGTCGTCAACGCCCTCACCGGCCACGTCCAGGTCGCCCAGGCCGCGCCCGGCGCCGGTGCGGCCCAGGTCATCGGTCACGTCACCAAGCTCGTGGGCAGCGCGACCGCCATCCGCAACGGCGTCTCGGTGATCCTGAACAACGGCGACAACGTCGAGAAGGGCGACGTGGTCTCGACCGGCGCCGATTCGACGCTCGGCATCACCTTCATCGACGGCACCGTGTTCGGCTTGTCCTCCAATGCGCGGATGGTGCTGAACGAGATGGTCTACGACCCCAACGGGTCGAACAATTCCTCGCTGCTCAGCCTGGTCGCGGGCACCATCACCTTCGTCGCCGGCGAAACCGCCAAGCACGGCGACATGAAGGTCGACACGCCGGTCGCCACCATGGGCATCCGCGGCACGGCGGTGCTGACACAGATCAACTTCGTCGTTCCCGCCGGCGGCGGCGATCCGCAGCCGCAGGCGAGCTTCCAGGTGCTGGTCGAGCCGAACGGCACGACCGGCTCCTATATCCTGTTCGACAAGGTCACGCTGCTGCCGATCGCGACGGTCAACCAGGCCGGCCAGATGATCCAGATCAGCGGCGGCAACGTCTCGGTCACCAACGCACTGATGTCGCCCGATGTGCAGAAGCTGATCACGGACGTGTTCACGCTGAAGTTCACCGACAACAACACCAACACCAAGCTGACCACGAACTACACCGACACGATCACGCCGTTCGGCCATGAGGTGGTGCTCAAGTCGGGGTCCGGTCCGATCGTCACCGCGACCTTCGTCAATCTCAATCCGCAGACGCAGGAAGGCCCAACCACGTCGACGCCGACGCCCGGCCGCATTCCCGGTCAGCCGATCGCGCAAAGCTTCGACCTCGGCGGCAACGTGAGGACGGCGTTCGCGCTGACCGAACGGGCGGACACCACCGGCGATACGCACGCCGACACGATTTCCGGATTGATCAGATTCCTCGATCAAAACCTCGGCGACCTGCCGACGGTGAGCGTGAGCCTCGCCGAGGCGCCGAACTACGTCTACAAGAGCGCCGGCCAGCAGGATGTCACCGGCTCGCTCACCGCGCTGCAGAAGCAGGACATCGCGGCGACGCAGATTCAGATCAGTGTCGTCGCCGACCCCGCCAACAACAATAACGGCTCGGCGGTCTGGACCTACACGATCCCGGACAAGGTCTTCGATTTCCTCGCGGCCGGCGAGACCCTGACGCTGACCTACATGGTCCGCGTCGACACCAATTTCTCGGTGAACCCCGAGTCCAAGTTCATCCCGATCACGATCACGATCACGGGAACGAACGACAAGCCGGTGGTCACCACCGACGTTCCCGTCATCACTTTCGAAGGCGGCACCAGCGTGCCGGGTGGCCCGCTCACCAGCGACGTTCCGACCTCGGGCACGCTGAGCTTCGATGACGTCGATCTCACCGACAAGCATACGGTGTCGGTGGCGCTGACCAGCGCGACCCTGCCCGGCGGCACCGTTCCGCCCGGTCCGCTCGCGGCATTCCAGAGCGCGATGTCGGTCGCGATCGCTGCGGGCGCCGACAGCACCGGTGACGGCACCGGCACCATCAACTGGTCACTGGCCGATCTCCCGGTCTATCTCGCCGACTTCATTCCGAAGGGCGTGGTGCTGACGCTGGTCTACACCGTCACCGTCACGGACTCGCAAGGCGCGACGGCCCAGCAGACGATCACGGTCACGATCACCGGCACCGACGCGCCCGCCGTGGTCTGGATCGCGACCGACAAGGCGGGCGCGCCCTCCGGCGGCTTCTGGAAGGACGCGGCCAATTGGGAGACCGGGACCGTCCCGACCATCGATGACGACGTCATTGTCATCACCGATCAGCTGCACGGTCTGACGCCGTCCTATCCGGTGACGATCGATGCGGCCGCCTATGCGAAATCGCTGACGATGAACGATTTCGGCGGCCCGCCGCCGAAGCTGATCAACCAGAGCTCGCTGACCATTGCCGGTGCGCTCAACATGAGCGCGGACTCGATCCTCACCAACGCCGCGACCGGCACGATGTCGGTCGGCGGCAAGGCCGAGATATTGGACACGAGCGTGCTCACCAATGCGGGCCACCTGACGCTCGCCGGCGGCGGCGATTTCGCTGCCGGTACCACGATCACCAATTCCGGCACGCTGGAGCTGTCGGGCGGCACCTTGAAGATGCTGGCCGACATCGCCAATGCCGGCGGCACGCTGAAGGCTGACGCGGGCACGACGCTGATCGTGGACAATGCGGCCGTCCACGGCGGCACGGTCACGATTCTCGGGACACTGGAACTCAACGGCGCCAGCTTGATCGAGAACGGCTCATTGACCAATTCCGGTACGGTCAACGTCGAGGGCACGGTCGAATTTGCCAACGAGACGGTCTCCAACACCTCCGCCGGCACGATCAGGGTACTGGCGAATGGCTGGTTGACGATCGACCAGGGATCCAGCGTCGCCAACGCCGGCCACGTCACGGTCGATGCCTCGGGCAAGCTGTCGATCAGCGGCGCAACCATCAGCGGCGGCATGATCGACGGTGGCGGCAACATAGACGTCACCGGCGCCAGCAGGATCGACGGCGGGGCGACATTGAGCACGAGCGCCGTCACGGTCGGAAGCGGGGTGACGCTGACGCTCGACGATGTCACCGTTGCGGGGACCGCGATCGCAAATGGCGGCACCGTCAAGATCGATGCGAGCAAGAAACTGACGCTCTCGGGCGCGAGCGTCAGCGGCGGCCAGCTCAACGTGCTCGGTACGCTGGCCTCGTCCGGCGCCAGCACCGTCACCAATGCGTCCATCACCAACAACGGCCTGATCGAGGCGATCGGCGGCGTGTTGACGCTCGCCGCCACGACCTCGGCCGCCATTGCCAATGCCGGCACCCTCCGCGCCAACGGCGCCGAGCTCGATATCGACCACCAGGCCGTCACCAACACCGGCACGCTGGCCGCGATCAACGGCGGCACACTGAAGCTGACTGCGATGACGGTGACCAACACCGGCGGCACCGTGTCGGTCGCATCGGGCTCGTCGCTCGATCTCGCCGGTTCGACCATCAGCGGCGGCACGGTGACGATCGCGGGCACGCTGGAATCGACCGGCACGAGCGCAGTCGACGGCGCCGACCTCAACAACACCGGCACGATCTCCGTGACCAGCGGCACGCTGACGATCGATCCCGGCCTGCTTCATGCCATCACCAATCTCGGGCTGATCGAGGCGGCGGGCGGGGGCATCCTCAAGCTCGCGACCGCGACCGTCAGCAATGCCGGCGGTACGATCGCGGTCGACGGCGCCTCGAAGCTCTATCTGACCGACGTCTCGATCAACGGCGGCACCCTGAGCAATGCCGGTCATCTCTACGGCGTCTCCGGCAGCAGCACGATCACGGGCGCGGTCACCAACACCGGCACGATCGAGGTGCAGGCCGGCACGCTGAACCTCGCTGGCGGCATCACCGGCGTCGGGACGCTGCTCGTCGACGACGGCGCGACACTCGCGCTGGGCGGCGCGGATGCGCAGACCGTCACTTTTGCCGGCGGTGCCAACACGCTCCGGCTCGATGCCACGAGCCATGACTTCACCGGCACTATTTCGGCCGGGGCCTCGACCGGCGGTACCTTCACCGTCACCGGTGATGCCGATATCGCCAGCGCGAGCGGCGACGCGCTCACGCTCGCTGCATCCGGCGGAACCAGCGGCAACCATGGCGACGTCATTCTGACGCCAACCGGCGCACTGACCGGCGCGGCCAACGGGCTCGTCGTCACCCAGAACGGCGCCGGCGACGTCTCGTTGACCGCAACCAAGGACATCACGGGCCTCGCCGGCAACGGCATCACGCTGCGCGACAGTGCGACCGGCTCCGGCGACATCACCGTCAACAATCTCACCGGCAAGGCGACCGGCACCGGCACGAATTCGGTCGGCGTTCTCGTCGAGAATTTGAACGCTGCCAATAGCGGCGACATCTCGATCACTCAGCTCGGCGGCGCGGCGGGCGGCGCGTATGGCATCGATGCAGCGACGCTGGGCCACGGCGACATCGACATTGACGCCGGTGGCTCGATCACCGGCGGCTTCATCTACGGCATCCGGACGCGCAGCTATGGCAGCGGCAGCCAGACCGTCACGACGGAGGCCGGCAGCATCGTTACGTCGGCCAGCTCGGGCATCGTCGCCGTCAATCGCGCGACATCGATCAACGCTGCGGCCGATAGCAGCGTCACGGTCACCAGCTACGGCACGATCAATTCGGGAAGCAGCCCGAACCTGGCCGGCAATGTTCCGGCCGGCATCGAAGCCGGCTACACCGGCGCCACCAGTGGCACCCACGCCAATACCGGCGTCAACGGCTCGGTGGTCGTCAACAACCATGGCAACATCACCGCCGCGGCCGGTTACGGCATCAACGCCTATAATTACGGGAGCGGCGACGTCTCGGTGACCAGCTTCGCCGGCACCACGATCTCGGTGTCCGGGGCGCAGAGCATGGGAATCAACGCCGCAGCATTGAGCGGCGGCACCGGTGACGTCACGGTCACGCTCGGCGAGAATGTCACGATCTCGGGTGCGGCCAGCTATGGCATCAGGGCCCACAGCATCGACCAGGGCGACATCAGCGTCACCCTGGCGAAAGGCGACAGCATCACCTCCGGCAGCTCCGGCATCGTGGCCGTCAATTTTGCGACGGCCATTGCCGCCGGCGTTGCGAGCACGATCTCGGTCGAAGCACACGGCACGATTCATTCCGGCACCACGCTCAACAACGACGGCACCACGCCGGGCGCGATCATCGCCGGCTACAAGCCCGGCGGAAACGGCACATTCTCGAACGCGGTCAACGGCGACGTGGTCGTCAACAGCGATGCGAACATCACCGCGGCTGCCGGCTATGGCATCGAGGCGTTCACCTGGGGTGTTGGCGACATCACCGTCACGACCGGCCAGAATTCACAGATCTCCGCCGCAGGCACCGCGATCGCGGCGTTCGATCATGGCGGCGGCGACGTCAGCATCACCAATGACGGTTCGGCCTCCGGGGCGGTCGGCGTGGCTGCCCTCGCCACCGGCGCCGGCGACGTCACCATCGTCAATCATGGCGACATCGGCAGCACGAGCTTCGCCGGCATCAGCGTCACGCAGAATGGGGCCGGCGCGACCGGCTCGACGCACATCACCAATTCCGGCTCGATCTCGGCTCCCACCGGTCACGCGGCGATCTACATCCAGGAGAACGCGACCGGCACGGCGACGATCGACAATTCCGGCACGATCGGTGCTGCGGACGCATCCGGCGTGACCTCGACGACCTATGCGATCGTCGAGACCGGCGGCGCCATCACGATCAACAACTCTGGCGACATCAATGGCAACATCTCCGTCGCCACGGCCACCTTCAACAACAACGCGGGCGGCATCTGGACCGTCTCCGGCACCAGCGTGTTCGGCAGCCTGTCGTCGATCGTCAACGACGGCGATATCGACCTGCTCGATGGGGCCTCGATTGCCGGGACCGGCCTGAGCATTGCGAACTATCATGAGATCGACAGCTGGGGCACGGCGACGATCTCCGGCGCCATCACCAACGCCGGTACGATCGAGGTCAACGCCGGGACCCTGACGCTGTTCGGCTCGCTGTCCGGCGCGGGGTCGGTTACCGTCGATGCCGGCGCGCTCCTGAAGCTCGAAGGCACGGTCACGCAAACGGTCACGCTCGCCGGTGATGGCGCCGCGCTTCAGATCGATACGTCGTCCTTCGGCGGATCGATCGCGGGGCTGTCCGCGGGCGACACGATCGACCTGTCCACGATCAAGTACGGTCTCGGCACCAGTGCGGTCTATGTCGCCAATGCCGACCCTGCGACCGGAGGCGTGCTGACGGTCACCGACGCCGATGGCAACCACATCGATCTGAATCTGACCGGTGCCGACTACAGCAACGCCCATTTCGCCGGCAGCAGCGACGGCCATGGCGGCACCCTGATCACGTTCAATGCGGATGATGATGCACCGGTCTTCACCGCGGCAGAGGCCTCGCCGAGCGTGAGCTTCTCCGAGCTCGAGAGCACCACCGGCGATCCGACGCTCGATCCGGTCTCGGGTGGGACGGGCGCGATCCATTTCACCGACATCGACCTCACCGATCGTCCGACGGTGACGAACGTCGCGTATGCCTTGACTTGGCTCGACGCCGACCACACCACGCAGCTGACGCTGTCGCCGGACGAAATCACCGCGTTGGAGCAGGCGCTGACGCTCTCTGCGCCCGGCAACAAGAACAACGGCGCGATCGGCTGGAGCTATTCCATCGCCGATAGCGCGCTGGATTTCCTCGGCGAAGGCCAGACCGTGACGGTGGTCTCCACCATCACGCTGGCGGACCATCAGGGCAAGACCGATACGGCCGCGGTGACGGTCACCATCACCGGCAAAAACGACGCGCCGGTGATCACGGTCGCAAGCGGCGACAGCGCCGGCGCGACTCTGGACGAGGCCAATGCGGGGCTGGACAAGACCGGCACGCTGACCCTGTCCGACGCGGACGCCACCGATCATGTGAGCGTCGCGCGCGATCACCTCTCGGTCTATCTTGACGGTGTGTTGCAGACCGACGACGTCGGCGGGCTGTCGAACACCGATCTACTGAACTATCTGACCGTTCCGGCTGCCGATATCCTGAACGGCACCGCCACCCACGCGCAGTTCACCTGGACCTTCAACTCGCAGGGGGAGGACTTCGATTTCCTCGCCGCCGGCCAGACCCTGTCGCTGCAATACACGATCGTCCCGTCGGATGCCGATGGCGCCGGCACCAGCAGCACCGTCACGATCGACATCGTGGGCAGCAACGACGCGCCGACGCTCGATGATGCGACGCTGGCGTCCGTCGCCGGCAACGACAGCGATCCGAGCGGAGCTGCGATCAGCAGCCTGTTCACGGACAAGTTCCACGACGCCGACACCGGTGCGACATTCAAAGCCCTCGCGGTGACCTCCGACGCCGCCACCACGGCGCAGGGCGTCTGGCAGTACGAGCTCGCCGGCACGGATCAATGGGCCGATATCGGGTCGGTCAGCAACACGAACGCGCTGGTGCTGGGCCCCGATACGCTGATCCGGTTCGTGCCCGCCAACGGCTTTTCCGGGACGCCGGGCGCGCTGGGAGTCCACGCGCTCGACGACACCTATACCGGTGCCATCACGACTGATCTGTCGACCGCGACAATCGATCTTTCAGTGACCGGCACCGGCGGTGAGACTCCGGTCTCGCAGGATCTCACCACCATCGGCACGGAAGTGACTGCTCCCGCCGACGGCCCGGTGATCAACACCGAGAGCTTCCAGGTCGAGCATATCATCGAGAACAACTCCGACATCATCACCGATCTCATGGTCACCGGCTCGGCGGACCACGACTTCACCGTCACCATGTCGACGGCGCATCCAGGTCTTAGTCAGGTGGACTTCTATCCGGCCTCGGGCTCGCTCGAGGAGATCAACCTCGGTTTCGAGACCGGCGCCACCTACAATCCGACAGCGGCCAGCTCCGATCCTCAAGCCCAGCCGCCGGACATCGAGCAGATCACGCTGACTGTGACGGACCAGGCCACGGGGCTGTTCGACACCGTCCATTTCATCTTCCACGAGGCCGGCGACACCAGCCAGGCCGTTGCCCTGGAAGGCACCAGCGGCAAGGACGTCATCTTCGCGACCGATACGAACAGCACGCTGACAGGCGGGGAGGGCAAGGATCAGTTCGTGTTCGCGCCGGGCTTGTTGTATGACGACAACGGGCAACCCGTCACCGATTTCTCCCACACGATCACCGATTTCAAGGTAGGGCTCGACAAGATCGATCTGCGGCAGTTCTCCGACGTCGGCTGCAAGGGCGACCTCGCCATCGCCCAGCAGCAAAATGGCGACACCCTGATCACCTGGAATCAGGAGGTCTCGCAGCAATCCGGACTGATACAGGAGCACGAGTCGCTCCTGCTCAAGAACGTGGTCGCCGCAAATCTCCAGGCCAGCGATTTCATCTTCGGCACGCATGTCACGTGAGGACGTGCGGGTCCTATCGGCCAACAGGCGCGTAGCTTGACCGCGGCAAAAAATTCACCGTCTACCACCGTCAGGGAATAGCCAATCGCGGGCCGAGGCTCCATGATCGGTCCGCCCGGCGTGGTGCGGGGCGGGAAGTTCGGCTGGCATGAAACGTCTGAGGATCCTGCGGCGGTGGTTTGCGCGGAAGCTCGGCTTTGCGCGGCTGATGTGCCTTGCGCTGCTGGTTCTATTCGCCGTTGCGCGCCTCTGGGATCCGCCGCCGATCCAGGAATTGCGGCTGCGCACCTTCGACATGTTCCAGCTGATCGATCCCAGGCACAAGACGGCGCGGCCGGTCACCATCGTCGACATCGACGACAAGAGCCTCGCCAAGCTCGGGCAATGGCCGTGGCCGCGGACGCGGATCGCCGATCTGATCCAGAGCCTCACCAACAACGGCGCGGTGGCGATCGGCTTCGACGTGGTGTTTTCGGAGCCCGACCGACTCAATCCGGATCTGGTCGCGGGCCAGATGCGCTATCTCGACGACGCCACGCGCGCCAAGCTGCGCGGGCTGCCGACCAACGACCAGATCCTCGCCGAGGCGATCAAGCGCTCGCGGGTGGTGCTGGGCGAGACGGGTCTGCCCGATATCCTGGCCGAGCCCGACAAGTCACTTCCGCTCACGGGCGTGGCGACGGTCGGGGAGGAGGGCGCCGACCGCTTCCTGTTCGAATTTCCAGGCCTGCTGCGCAACGTGCCGGTGATCGAAATGGCGGCCGCCGGCCGCGGCCTGTTCTCGATCAGAAAGGAGCGCGACGGGTTCATCCGCCGCGTGCCGATGGTCATGCGTGCCCAAGGCAACATCATGCCATCGCTCAGCCTCGAGATCCTGCGCGTCGTCACGGGGACACCGACGCTGCTGATCAGGACCGACAAGACCGGCGTGCGGGCCGTGCGCCTCAAGGGCGTCGAGATCCCCACTGACAAGAACGGCCAGTTCTGGGTGCACTACGCCCGCAGGGATCCTTCGATTTACGTCTCCGCGGCCGACGTGCTCGACAACAGCGCGTCGCCGAGCAAGTTCGCCGGCAAGCTGGTGCTGGTCGGGACCTCCGCGGCCGGGCTCAACGACATCAAGACGACGCCGGTGTCCGCGACCATGCCGGGTGTCGAGATCCATGCCCAGGTGCTGGAGAGCGTGCTCAGCGGCGCAGTGATCTCGCAGCCGAACTACGCGCTCGGGATCGAGCTGATCACGGCGCTGGTGATCGGCCTGCTCGTCATCATCTTCACGCCGAATCTCGGCCCCGTCCGCCTGGTGCTTGCGGGTGGGGCCTTCGCCGCCATCCTGGTCGGCGTGTCCTGGTTCTTCTACGTGCAGCACCGCCAGCTCATCGACTTCACCTATCCGCTGCTGTCGACCACCGCGGTCTATCTGACGCTGATCTTCGCTAGCTTCGTGCGCGAGCAGCGCCAGCGCGTGCAGATCCGCGGGCAGTTCGCGCAATACATGTCGCCGGTGCTGGTCGAGCAGCTGGCGCAATCGCCGGAAAAGCTCGTGCTCGGCGGCGAGGAGCGCGAGATGACGATCATGTTCTCCGACGTGCGCGGCTTCACCACGATCTCGGAGAGCTACAAGCACGATCCACAAGGGCTGATCGCGCTGATGAACCGCTTCCTGACGCCGCTGACCGACGTGATCATCGAGCGCAAGGGTTACATCGACAAGTACATGGGCGACGCCATCATGGCGTTCTGGAACGCGCCGCTCGACGATGCCGAGCACGAGATCAACGCCTGCGAAGCCGCGATCCAGATGCTGGAGCAGATCGACGAGGTCAACAAGGAGCGCGAGCAGGAAGCCGCCGACGGCGGCCACGTCTACATCCCGCTCAATGTCGGGATCGGTCTCAACACCGGCATCGGCGTGGTCGGCAACATGGGCTCCGACCTGAAGAAGAACTATTCGGTGCTCGGCGACAGTGTGAACCTGGCCTCGCGCCTCGAGGGCCAGTCGAAGGCATACGGCTTCCCGATCATCGTGGGCTCGCGCACCGCGCTCGCCGCCAAGGAAAAGTTCGCGATCCTCGAGCTCGACTTCATCATGGTCAAGGGCAAGTCCGAGCCGGAAGTGATCTACGCCATCGCCGGCCGCGAGGACGTGATGCATTCGGCCGCGTTCCAGCGCCTGCGCAACATCACCATCGAGATGCTCGGTTGCTACCGTAGCCGCGACTGGCAGGGCGCGCTGGACGCGATCGAGCGCGGCCGCAAGAGCGAGGACGCCGACACGCTGGAGAAGCTGTTCAGGCTTTACGAGGCGCGGATCAAGGATTTCCAGATCGAGCCGCCGCCGGAGGGCTGGACCGGCGCCTATGCCCTGCTGACCAAGTAATGGTCGCCGTCACCGCCTCCCGCAGGGTGGGCAAAGCGAAGCACGCCTACCATATGCAGGTGCATCGAGGTAAGTATGGCCGAGGGGTACGGCGCCTGGCGCCATTGCCCAACCAGAAGAAAAAAGGGCGAGCTGAGTGATGGACGCACAAGTGAAACAAAACGACCGCATCGGTGTGCTCGAAGAGCTCCTCAACGAGCGCTACTCCGTTCGCGCCTTTCTCCCTAAGGAGGTCGATCGCGCCATCATCGAGCACGTGCTGGCGACCGCGCAGCGCACGGCGTCCTGGTGCAACAGCCAGCCCTGGCAGATCATCATCGCCAGCGGCGAGGCCAAGGAGCGCTTTCGCAAGGCGATTTACGCCGAAGCCTCGAAGGGTCTCGGCGATGATTACGACTTCACGCCACCGCGCGAATATGCCGGCGTCTATCTCGATCGCCGCCGCGAGAGCGGCTTCCAGCTCTACAACACGCTCGGCATCGCCCGCGGCGACAAGGCGGCCTACGCCAAGCAGGCGCTGGAGAACTACAATTTCTTCGGCGCGCCGCATGTCGCCATCATCCACACCAACGAGCCGCTCGGCATCTATGGTGCGATCGATTGCGGCGCCTATGTCTCCAACTTCATGCTGGCGGCGCAGGCGCTCGGGCTCGGCACCATTCCGCAGGCCGCGCTGGCGCGGCATTCCGGCCTGATCCGCCGCCATTTCAATCTACCCGGCGACCGCCGCGTCGTCTGCGGCATCTCGTTCGGCTATGCGGACCATGCGCACAAGGTCAACAGCTACCGCACCTCGCGGGCGAGCGTGGCCGAGACCGCGACCTTCGTGGATGTGTGATCGCGCGCCGTTAGCCCGATGCCATCAGCGTCGGACGCGCGCGCGAAGACGGCCGTGGAAACGGCCGTCTTCCTCTCGTCCCGGTTCGATTGACGCCGGCGGTCAGCCGCCGCTGCCGCCGATCACGGCTCGCACGGTCTCGTCTGGGCCGAAATCCTCGGCGCCGTCGACATAGAGCAGCGCGGCGAGCTTCGAGCGGGCGCGGTTGACGCGGCTCTTGATGGTGCCGACCGCGCAGCCGCAGATCGAGGCGGCGTCCTCATAGGAGAAGCCGGACGCGCCGACCAGGATCAGGGCTTCACGCTGATCCTGCGGAAGCTTGTCGAGCGCGGTGCGAAACTCCTCGAATTCGAGATGCGCATTCTGCGAAGGCTGGGTCTTCAGCGTCTTGGCATAGTTGCCTTCGGCATCCTCGACCTCGCGCCGACGCTTGCGGTAGTCGGACCGGAACAGGTTGCGCAGGATCGTGAACAGCCAGGCCGGCAGGTTGGAGCCGGGCTGGAACGAGTCGATGTTGGCGAGCGCGCGCAGCAGCGTCTCCTGGACCAAATCGTCGGCGCGGTCCGCATTGCCGCTGAGCGAGATGGCGAAGGCGCGCAGACTGGGCACGGCCGCCAAGATGTCGTTACGCAGGGAGTCCGTGAGAGGCATTAATCCCTCCCATTGTTGTTGTCGTTGGATCCGCCCTCATTTTCCACGTGGGGTGACGCTCCCGGCGCATCAAGCTTCTTGATCAGTTCTGCGAACCGATCTGGAACCCCCTGTCGTACGACATCGTC from the Bradyrhizobium sp. WBAH42 genome contains:
- a CDS encoding CHASE2 domain-containing protein, with protein sequence MKRLRILRRWFARKLGFARLMCLALLVLFAVARLWDPPPIQELRLRTFDMFQLIDPRHKTARPVTIVDIDDKSLAKLGQWPWPRTRIADLIQSLTNNGAVAIGFDVVFSEPDRLNPDLVAGQMRYLDDATRAKLRGLPTNDQILAEAIKRSRVVLGETGLPDILAEPDKSLPLTGVATVGEEGADRFLFEFPGLLRNVPVIEMAAAGRGLFSIRKERDGFIRRVPMVMRAQGNIMPSLSLEILRVVTGTPTLLIRTDKTGVRAVRLKGVEIPTDKNGQFWVHYARRDPSIYVSAADVLDNSASPSKFAGKLVLVGTSAAGLNDIKTTPVSATMPGVEIHAQVLESVLSGAVISQPNYALGIELITALVIGLLVIIFTPNLGPVRLVLAGGAFAAILVGVSWFFYVQHRQLIDFTYPLLSTTAVYLTLIFASFVREQRQRVQIRGQFAQYMSPVLVEQLAQSPEKLVLGGEEREMTIMFSDVRGFTTISESYKHDPQGLIALMNRFLTPLTDVIIERKGYIDKYMGDAIMAFWNAPLDDAEHEINACEAAIQMLEQIDEVNKEREQEAADGGHVYIPLNVGIGLNTGIGVVGNMGSDLKKNYSVLGDSVNLASRLEGQSKAYGFPIIVGSRTALAAKEKFAILELDFIMVKGKSEPEVIYAIAGREDVMHSAAFQRLRNITIEMLGCYRSRDWQGALDAIERGRKSEDADTLEKLFRLYEARIKDFQIEPPPEGWTGAYALLTK
- a CDS encoding nitroreductase, whose translation is MDAQVKQNDRIGVLEELLNERYSVRAFLPKEVDRAIIEHVLATAQRTASWCNSQPWQIIIASGEAKERFRKAIYAEASKGLGDDYDFTPPREYAGVYLDRRRESGFQLYNTLGIARGDKAAYAKQALENYNFFGAPHVAIIHTNEPLGIYGAIDCGAYVSNFMLAAQALGLGTIPQAALARHSGLIRRHFNLPGDRRVVCGISFGYADHAHKVNSYRTSRASVAETATFVDV
- a CDS encoding sigma-70 family RNA polymerase sigma factor — encoded protein: MPLTDSLRNDILAAVPSLRAFAISLSGNADRADDLVQETLLRALANIDSFQPGSNLPAWLFTILRNLFRSDYRKRRREVEDAEGNYAKTLKTQPSQNAHLEFEEFRTALDKLPQDQREALILVGASGFSYEDAASICGCAVGTIKSRVNRARSKLAALLYVDGAEDFGPDETVRAVIGGSGG
- a CDS encoding NepR family anti-sigma factor codes for the protein MKDLKSQASRSTTPGKGGLTPEIQSRIGHQLRAMYDDVVRQGVPDRFAELIKKLDAPGASPHVENEGGSNDNNNGRD